A region from the Treponema pallidum subsp. pallidum str. Nichols genome encodes:
- a CDS encoding TraB/GumN family protein — protein MDHQLTCLEFGSRRVVLMGVACTSQEAIECVRRTIRARRPQCVCVEVDDARAQDLLGMRQWQEYDLARVLREGKGFFLLSTLALSAFQKRLSSGTGVRLGDEVKAAIEVAAELSAQVAYIDRSIEVTLRRAWRVLNPWGRAKLLAVLLSVAFTGEQLSEQRVAVLCAHGAMDGLMQEIISFLPAVKGVLVDERNQYLASKIWAVDSQVVMAVVSAGSVAGVQRCLYEFACGARTAEVTNLETVGSSPHAGQLLGWLFPLLLMGVVVTCFFAGGVGASRDALMQWLWWSGSMTALGVLCALGHPLSIVVGFVGAPIAVLTPIIGVGLFTGFAQAWVCRPQVADMERLADDIVTFRGWYRNKFAHVLLVVVLSSIGAMIGSLISVPMLLMNLFR, from the coding sequence ATGGATCACCAGCTGACGTGTCTTGAGTTCGGGTCTCGCCGTGTGGTGCTTATGGGGGTAGCCTGTACTTCTCAGGAAGCCATTGAGTGCGTGCGTCGCACGATTCGTGCGAGGCGTCCGCAGTGTGTGTGTGTGGAAGTGGACGATGCGCGTGCGCAGGACCTCTTGGGGATGCGCCAGTGGCAGGAATATGACCTTGCGCGGGTTTTGCGTGAAGGGAAAGGCTTCTTTCTCCTCAGTACTCTAGCCCTGTCTGCGTTTCAGAAACGTCTGAGTTCCGGTACTGGCGTAAGACTTGGGGATGAAGTGAAAGCGGCAATTGAGGTGGCAGCGGAGCTTTCTGCCCAGGTAGCGTATATCGATCGGTCTATTGAGGTGACGCTCAGACGTGCCTGGCGCGTGTTAAATCCCTGGGGCCGAGCAAAGCTGCTGGCAGTGTTGCTGAGTGTGGCGTTTACTGGGGAACAGTTGAGCGAGCAGCGCGTTGCGGTACTGTGTGCGCACGGCGCGATGGATGGGTTAATGCAAGAGATTATCTCGTTCCTACCGGCGGTAAAGGGGGTATTGGTGGACGAGCGGAACCAATATCTGGCTTCCAAAATTTGGGCGGTGGACAGCCAAGTGGTAATGGCAGTAGTCAGCGCAGGGAGCGTGGCGGGTGTGCAACGGTGTTTGTACGAGTTTGCGTGCGGAGCACGCACGGCTGAAGTGACGAATCTAGAAACGGTGGGTAGTTCTCCGCATGCGGGGCAGCTGTTAGGTTGGCTGTTTCCGTTGCTGCTGATGGGGGTAGTGGTGACATGCTTTTTTGCTGGCGGCGTAGGCGCATCGCGCGATGCACTGATGCAGTGGCTATGGTGGAGCGGGAGTATGACAGCACTGGGGGTGTTGTGTGCACTCGGACATCCGCTCAGCATAGTGGTGGGTTTTGTGGGGGCGCCAATTGCAGTACTCACGCCGATAATCGGGGTGGGTTTGTTTACGGGTTTTGCGCAGGCGTGGGTGTGCCGGCCGCAAGTGGCGGATATGGAGCGCCTGGCGGACGATATTGTTACGTTCCGTGGCTGGTATCGTAATAAGTTTGCGCATGTACTGTTAGTGGTGGTGCTTTCAAGCATAGGGGCAATGATTGGCAGTTTAATTTCAGTGCCGATGCTGCTGATGAATCTGTTTCGCTAA
- a CDS encoding rod-binding protein has translation MNVHRVLSLGMQSVPSVTLSKTGKMEGSGSFAARLSAAQQGAACSAEKNDALYTQARELETLFVRVMVQSMRETLSGQTLAGERSFSGRLYEDALYEHFSAQLAAQGGFGLAEKVYRQLNPRREAAPGA, from the coding sequence GTGAACGTGCACCGTGTATTGTCATTGGGGATGCAGTCTGTTCCTTCCGTTACCCTGTCTAAGACAGGGAAAATGGAAGGTAGTGGTTCTTTCGCGGCACGCTTGTCCGCTGCGCAGCAAGGTGCTGCCTGTTCTGCAGAAAAGAATGATGCGCTGTACACTCAAGCTCGGGAGCTTGAAACGCTGTTTGTGAGAGTGATGGTGCAGTCTATGCGCGAGACGTTGAGCGGGCAGACGCTTGCAGGTGAACGGAGTTTTTCAGGAAGGTTATACGAAGACGCCCTCTATGAGCATTTTAGTGCGCAGCTAGCCGCGCAGGGTGGATTCGGCCTGGCGGAAAAGGTATACAGACAATTGAATCCCCGCAGGGAGGCTGCACCCGGCGCATAA
- the flgG gene encoding flagellar basal-body rod protein FlgG produces MVRSLWTAATGMNGQQANIDTVANNLANVNTSGFKRQRAEFEDLLYQTIRTAGTPATEDTLTPVGVRMGHGVKLAATQRLFEQGSLQHTGVSGDVAIAGEGFFRVLQYDGTYAYTRDGSFKVDAERQLVTSNGLRLVPEIIFPENYVEHSIAISKDGRVTVRVGEQGDPVEVGQLELYRFANNAGLAAEGGNVFTQTPASGQPIPGRPGFEGFGKVEHKFLEMSNVSTVSEMVNMIVAQRAYEFNSKAIQTSDNMLGTAVALKR; encoded by the coding sequence ATGGTACGAAGTTTGTGGACCGCTGCTACGGGGATGAACGGCCAGCAGGCAAACATCGATACGGTAGCGAATAATCTAGCGAATGTGAATACGTCTGGTTTTAAAAGACAGCGTGCGGAGTTCGAGGACCTGTTGTATCAGACCATACGCACCGCGGGTACGCCTGCAACTGAGGACACACTTACCCCTGTTGGGGTACGGATGGGGCACGGGGTGAAACTCGCTGCAACGCAGCGCCTCTTCGAACAAGGTTCGCTCCAGCACACGGGTGTGAGCGGAGATGTGGCTATTGCGGGTGAGGGGTTTTTTCGCGTACTGCAATATGACGGAACCTATGCTTATACCCGCGACGGTTCGTTCAAGGTGGATGCGGAGCGGCAATTGGTGACCTCAAACGGGTTGCGTCTCGTTCCAGAGATTATTTTTCCCGAAAACTACGTAGAACACAGTATCGCTATTAGCAAGGATGGGCGCGTTACGGTGCGAGTCGGGGAACAGGGAGATCCGGTTGAGGTAGGACAGCTTGAGCTGTATCGCTTCGCGAACAATGCGGGGCTTGCAGCAGAGGGGGGGAATGTGTTTACCCAAACACCTGCGTCCGGCCAGCCAATTCCCGGAAGGCCGGGTTTTGAAGGATTCGGAAAGGTTGAGCATAAGTTTTTGGAAATGTCAAACGTGTCTACAGTAAGTGAAATGGTGAACATGATTGTCGCCCAGCGTGCGTATGAGTTTAATTCAAAAGCAATTCAAACGAGTGACAACATGCTCGGCACAGCAGTGGCGCTCAAGCGTTAG
- a CDS encoding ABC transporter permease — MLEDIVNTLLYFRQRVLRTTLSFLGIAVGVASVVVITSIGESLYASLAQSVGEGERRLIRVRPEWDYVKNEIMFQPTESYRTRLVQSSEDIEGVFYNSSLKALISSPHTGGKERNITGVEPRWLELKDFKLEYGTFFSPADFKTHRHCAVIGGLLAQELFPEGNALGKRMTVTILSRASGAERALSFPFEIVGVLQEKGSLISGIPSYRVFVPREFISLEMGAGRVADAVEVCVRDVQVIAAAEKRIREFSDFFSNKSGSVSLWSGAGEIKSFRSVLSMVSVVLSVVAAVSLIVGGINIMNIMVVTVTERRREIGLRKAVGATCATIVQQFLLEAVLLTLAGCVCGLILGMVLSYGLFSVFSPEGITVVFSLSTAGMRTAFFMSLGAGIFFGLKPALQASRLDPIIALAQ, encoded by the coding sequence ATGCTTGAAGATATCGTGAACACCCTGTTGTATTTCAGGCAGCGTGTGCTGCGGACGACCCTTTCGTTCCTCGGTATTGCGGTAGGGGTTGCGTCGGTAGTGGTAATTACCTCGATCGGCGAGTCTCTCTACGCGAGTCTTGCCCAGAGTGTTGGCGAGGGCGAGCGCCGACTCATTCGAGTCAGGCCAGAGTGGGATTATGTGAAGAACGAAATCATGTTTCAGCCGACTGAGTCGTATCGGACGCGACTTGTACAAAGTAGCGAGGATATAGAGGGAGTGTTTTACAATTCTTCCCTCAAGGCACTTATTTCTTCTCCTCACACAGGGGGAAAGGAACGGAACATTACGGGAGTAGAGCCGCGGTGGCTGGAGTTAAAAGATTTTAAGCTTGAGTATGGGACGTTCTTTTCTCCAGCGGACTTTAAGACCCATCGTCACTGTGCGGTGATTGGCGGTTTGCTTGCGCAAGAATTATTTCCTGAAGGGAATGCATTGGGTAAACGTATGACTGTGACCATACTTTCCCGGGCGTCGGGTGCAGAACGTGCACTGTCTTTCCCATTTGAAATCGTAGGCGTCTTGCAGGAAAAGGGGAGTTTGATTAGTGGCATTCCTTCGTATCGGGTTTTTGTCCCCCGTGAGTTTATTTCTCTAGAAATGGGTGCAGGTCGTGTGGCAGACGCGGTGGAGGTGTGCGTACGCGATGTGCAGGTTATTGCCGCAGCGGAAAAACGTATCCGGGAGTTTTCGGACTTTTTCTCTAACAAATCGGGTTCTGTGAGCCTTTGGTCCGGTGCGGGGGAAATAAAAAGTTTTCGCAGCGTTCTGAGTATGGTGAGTGTAGTGCTGTCGGTTGTGGCTGCAGTCTCGCTGATTGTCGGTGGCATAAATATCATGAACATTATGGTAGTAACCGTAACCGAGCGTCGCAGAGAAATCGGTCTCCGCAAGGCCGTCGGTGCGACGTGCGCAACAATAGTTCAGCAGTTTTTGCTCGAGGCGGTGCTTTTAACCCTGGCGGGGTGCGTGTGTGGCCTTATTCTTGGGATGGTGCTCAGTTATGGGCTCTTTTCCGTGTTTTCTCCAGAGGGGATAACAGTTGTTTTCAGTCTGAGCACTGCGGGTATGCGTACAGCCTTCTTTATGTCATTGGGAGCGGGGATTTTCTTTGGATTAAAACCAGCGCTGCAGGCCTCAAGACTCGATCCTATTATTGCACTTGCTCAGTGA
- a CDS encoding TRAP transporter TatT component family protein, whose protein sequence is MKHPSVRVCCFAFASCLLCAGCSLKRLAFSSLSHTLAPFPEGELDAHLSDADFTRVFTEEDDLDLVAQSLPLVLKVYEALHLQNPAHRGLSLAVGRLYIMYANAFVQTPAQYLPEDEFEAQNEAYSRARKLYLRGARYALSSLETAYPGFTREVFSGDEQRLHKVLSRCTRVDVGTLYWVGTGYVAAFALTPLGSALPDTVHAAVMMLERACDLWPSYQEGAVWNVLTKFYAAAPESFGGGMEKAHTAFEHLTRYCSAHDPDHHITYADALCIPLNNRAGFDEALDRALAIDPESVPHNKLLVILSQKRARWLKAHVQDFFLD, encoded by the coding sequence ATGAAACACCCCTCGGTGCGCGTATGCTGCTTTGCGTTCGCATCCTGTCTTCTTTGTGCAGGCTGTTCACTGAAAAGGCTCGCCTTTTCCTCTCTCTCCCACACGCTCGCTCCCTTTCCTGAGGGGGAACTGGACGCGCACCTTTCGGACGCCGATTTTACGCGCGTTTTCACCGAGGAAGATGATCTTGATTTAGTCGCCCAGTCCCTCCCACTGGTGCTCAAGGTGTACGAAGCGCTGCATCTGCAGAATCCCGCGCACAGAGGACTATCCCTCGCTGTCGGCAGGCTCTATATCATGTACGCTAATGCTTTTGTCCAGACCCCTGCTCAGTATTTGCCAGAAGACGAGTTTGAGGCGCAGAACGAAGCCTATTCGCGCGCGAGGAAACTGTATTTGCGTGGCGCGCGCTATGCGCTCTCCTCGCTAGAAACCGCATATCCGGGCTTCACCCGTGAGGTATTCTCCGGGGATGAGCAACGGTTGCACAAGGTACTTTCTCGCTGTACGCGTGTGGATGTGGGCACCCTTTACTGGGTAGGTACGGGGTACGTGGCGGCGTTCGCCCTTACCCCTCTGGGAAGCGCGCTCCCAGACACCGTGCATGCGGCGGTGATGATGCTTGAGAGAGCCTGCGATCTGTGGCCTTCGTATCAGGAAGGAGCAGTCTGGAACGTACTGACCAAGTTTTACGCCGCAGCACCAGAGTCTTTCGGTGGGGGGATGGAGAAGGCACATACCGCGTTCGAACACCTTACGCGGTACTGCAGCGCGCACGACCCTGATCACCACATCACATACGCTGATGCGCTGTGCATACCCCTTAACAATCGTGCAGGTTTTGACGAGGCACTCGATCGCGCTCTTGCCATTGACCCTGAGTCGGTGCCGCATAATAAACTACTGGTGATCCTTTCTCAAAAGCGTGCACGTTGGTTAAAGGCGCACGTGCAGGATTTTTTCTTGGATTGA
- the dctP gene encoding TRAP transporter substrate-binding protein DctP, translating to MRTYFFMSVCSVLTCFGLYAKEKVVLKIASIAPARSIWETELKKLSAEWSEITGGLVSMKFYDMSSLGGEREGIRKLKSSRPGQAAPLDGAVFSCLGLSELAPDSGIYTLSVPFLIQNEKDLERVLHELREDLDRPFRAAGFRVITWTNAGWLSFYTRAPYASLGQLKKQTIALSSLDSSVLGTCFRICGFDIKDAPNARLAPLLKAGSIDGFLSVHLFTWATGFYRYISYALDTKICPAVIGMLISDGSWARIPSRYHDAMLQAATRVRQRLANNLETLDRECSNNIQKAGVSIVHLTPQEIQEWRTEFAADVKRIQARLPGMLNMTLYEKIKHLLYSAQR from the coding sequence ATGCGAACGTACTTTTTCATGAGTGTCTGCTCGGTACTCACCTGTTTTGGCCTCTATGCAAAAGAAAAAGTGGTGTTGAAGATCGCTTCCATTGCCCCTGCACGCTCCATCTGGGAAACAGAGCTGAAAAAGCTTTCAGCAGAATGGAGTGAAATTACTGGCGGTCTGGTGTCCATGAAGTTTTATGACATGAGTTCGCTCGGAGGAGAACGAGAGGGAATTAGAAAATTAAAATCCAGTCGTCCTGGTCAGGCAGCTCCTCTTGATGGAGCTGTTTTCAGTTGTTTAGGTCTGAGCGAACTCGCGCCAGATTCCGGTATCTATACGCTCTCGGTCCCCTTTCTCATTCAAAATGAGAAAGATTTAGAACGAGTTCTGCATGAGCTGCGCGAAGATTTAGACAGACCCTTCCGCGCAGCAGGTTTTCGCGTCATCACGTGGACGAACGCCGGTTGGCTTTCTTTTTACACACGCGCGCCGTACGCATCGTTAGGACAATTAAAAAAACAGACTATCGCCCTTTCCAGCCTAGACAGCTCGGTCCTCGGTACCTGTTTTAGAATATGCGGTTTTGACATCAAAGATGCACCGAACGCGCGCCTTGCACCGTTACTGAAAGCAGGTAGCATCGACGGTTTTCTTTCAGTGCATTTGTTCACCTGGGCAACCGGTTTTTACCGGTACATTTCGTACGCGCTCGACACTAAGATTTGTCCTGCGGTAATCGGTATGCTCATCTCAGACGGGTCATGGGCGCGAATCCCATCGCGCTACCACGACGCTATGCTCCAGGCAGCTACACGCGTAAGACAGCGCCTAGCTAATAACCTTGAGACACTTGATCGCGAATGCAGCAACAATATACAGAAAGCCGGGGTCTCCATCGTCCATCTTACCCCGCAGGAAATACAGGAATGGCGTACCGAGTTCGCTGCAGACGTCAAGCGCATCCAGGCGCGCTTACCTGGCATGTTGAACATGACTTTGTACGAGAAGATCAAACACCTCTTGTACAGCGCACAGCGCTGA
- a CDS encoding tetratricopeptide repeat protein produces MRYGTLFKVSVLLGALFVSCVSTGSNSARESERAQLLKSENPNIRFAAQLSGLLEKQRWEEALQLFDTLSPEHRAEKRIQYLYLSTLISAGKLTHAQELAEKLGQDGPTASETVQLWYAHAMIAQAKRDVRKKKQYVEKILAQDPHDLWALTERGYDFLSVNDYAQAVQAFSRALRVEPRAQDARVGLGKVYYLQGKMQEAEAQYRQVLQDTPEHERALAECARVKAETNRVLEAIRDLERVVQLDPHDPAYWTDLGTYLSQAGKKERAAAAFERAVALSADAYFAHIYLGGIYDELGRAEKAIEHYQRAVQLYPKYHFSFESLGVLFWEQQRWEEAREAFATALTYAPTNISYALMTALCLCQMGQAHKAQHFMRTFIRTVDRTRREVEYFLCRLFVDLSGEQDMASRISKIKSVPQRIRYSFYLAFFYELGGRHLLAEKHYGEVESARAPSSFEHRLAVSALGRLRGRSSSLRTNP; encoded by the coding sequence GTGCGGTATGGCACTCTTTTTAAGGTGAGTGTGCTCTTAGGTGCGCTCTTTGTATCTTGTGTTAGTACTGGATCGAACAGCGCTCGGGAGAGCGAGCGGGCACAGCTTTTAAAAAGCGAAAATCCTAATATCCGTTTTGCAGCTCAGCTCAGTGGGTTGTTGGAAAAGCAGCGGTGGGAAGAGGCGTTGCAGCTGTTCGATACGTTGAGCCCTGAGCATCGTGCCGAAAAGCGCATCCAATACCTGTATCTTTCTACGCTCATTTCCGCAGGGAAATTGACGCACGCGCAGGAGCTTGCAGAAAAGCTTGGGCAGGACGGTCCTACGGCTTCTGAAACGGTGCAACTGTGGTACGCACACGCAATGATAGCGCAAGCGAAACGAGATGTGCGCAAGAAGAAACAGTATGTAGAAAAGATTCTTGCGCAGGATCCGCACGATCTGTGGGCACTGACTGAACGCGGTTACGATTTTTTAAGTGTTAATGATTATGCCCAGGCGGTGCAGGCTTTCTCGCGCGCGCTGCGCGTGGAGCCGCGTGCGCAGGACGCGCGGGTAGGTTTGGGGAAGGTGTACTATCTGCAGGGAAAGATGCAAGAGGCAGAGGCACAGTACCGACAGGTACTGCAGGATACGCCTGAACATGAGCGCGCGCTTGCAGAATGTGCGCGGGTGAAAGCGGAAACGAACCGAGTGCTCGAAGCTATTAGGGATCTGGAACGTGTGGTGCAGCTTGATCCGCATGATCCTGCATATTGGACAGATCTCGGCACGTATTTGTCCCAGGCGGGAAAAAAGGAGCGTGCGGCAGCGGCGTTCGAGCGCGCAGTGGCGCTTTCTGCTGATGCGTATTTTGCCCACATTTATCTGGGGGGAATTTACGACGAGCTCGGGCGAGCGGAGAAAGCGATTGAGCACTATCAGCGCGCGGTGCAGCTGTATCCGAAATACCATTTTTCTTTCGAAAGCTTAGGAGTGCTATTTTGGGAGCAGCAGCGGTGGGAAGAGGCGCGTGAGGCTTTTGCAACTGCGCTTACCTACGCCCCAACGAATATCTCGTATGCGCTCATGACGGCGCTGTGTTTGTGTCAGATGGGCCAGGCACACAAGGCGCAGCACTTTATGCGGACGTTTATTCGGACCGTAGATAGAACGCGACGGGAAGTGGAGTATTTTTTGTGTCGCTTGTTTGTCGATTTGAGTGGGGAACAGGATATGGCTTCCCGTATATCTAAAATTAAGTCAGTGCCCCAGCGTATAAGATACTCGTTTTACCTTGCCTTTTTTTACGAACTCGGGGGGCGGCATCTGCTTGCCGAGAAACATTACGGTGAAGTAGAATCGGCGCGTGCTCCTTCTTCCTTTGAGCACCGACTTGCGGTGAGTGCTCTTGGGCGTTTACGAGGGAGGTCATCGTCGCTGCGTACGAATCCCTAG
- a CDS encoding TRAP transporter large permease subunit — MKGTRGQLVLRSIALLLIGTLMLLPLVLFLIERIFGFLTRGVGSEVFSAHEDFIFLFFSSSDAAVAQLAFVFSCVAGIYAARERKHLSVTLFSCDVDRPMHRVLSFLSAICTVAVLSACFFASGPNIVAVFRKEEAVWGVPLRWIFTALPCMYGALLFHYAREVKCRTCVIVGLLVGVLISTGSIASVLFHLFDLTVPLLDSVFHGWVAVGTRLFWPFVLLLLLLAAQGLPLFITLLAIAYLALSVDGGYVDTLPLEGYKILTDTGGIVAVPLFATASLLLARGSTGTRLLRLVKEAVGWLRGGAAVACVAVAALFTSLTGVSGVTILALGSLFKLILTGNKYPEHDAEALITSSGAIGLLFPPSAAIIIFGATNILTVHIVDLFKGALLPGTLLVLSAMCLGVAKDRTQVRPSFSWQLLVHAVRGSVFDLALPVCISLGYFSGTLNLLQCASLTTLLAFVLGTWVRRDFTVKEACATALESLPIVGGILIIVAAAKGLSFYLVDANVPDTLIAFLQHAISSKYAFLLLLNVLLLGVGCIMDLYSAILVISPLVLPLAVHFGVHPVHASVVFLMNLELGALTPPIGMNLFIASFAFEKPIVYLTRAIAPFLLAQLGVLLLTTYIPWLSTAFL, encoded by the coding sequence ATGAAGGGTACACGGGGACAACTGGTTTTGCGCAGCATAGCGCTTCTGCTCATTGGGACGCTCATGCTGCTGCCGTTAGTGCTTTTTTTAATTGAACGGATATTCGGTTTTCTTACGCGGGGCGTAGGTTCCGAGGTGTTCTCCGCGCACGAGGACTTCATTTTCCTTTTTTTCTCCTCCTCTGACGCCGCGGTTGCACAGTTAGCCTTCGTGTTTTCCTGTGTTGCAGGCATTTACGCTGCGCGTGAACGTAAACACTTGAGTGTCACCCTGTTCTCGTGCGACGTGGACAGACCGATGCACCGCGTTCTTTCCTTCCTCTCTGCGATCTGTACGGTGGCAGTGCTCAGCGCTTGCTTTTTTGCGTCTGGACCGAATATCGTCGCAGTTTTTCGCAAAGAAGAAGCTGTGTGGGGAGTGCCGTTACGCTGGATTTTTACCGCGCTGCCATGCATGTACGGCGCGCTTCTTTTTCACTACGCACGAGAAGTCAAGTGTCGTACGTGCGTCATCGTTGGACTTTTAGTTGGCGTGCTGATAAGCACAGGATCCATCGCCTCTGTGCTTTTCCATCTCTTTGACCTGACCGTACCCCTGCTGGATAGTGTCTTTCACGGCTGGGTAGCAGTGGGTACACGACTCTTTTGGCCGTTCGTGCTTCTCCTTCTTCTGCTCGCTGCACAGGGTCTCCCGCTTTTTATTACGCTGCTTGCCATCGCGTATCTGGCGCTGAGCGTCGATGGAGGATACGTGGATACCCTTCCTCTCGAGGGGTACAAGATCCTCACGGATACGGGAGGAATCGTAGCGGTTCCGCTTTTTGCCACTGCAAGTCTGCTGCTTGCACGCGGCAGTACTGGAACGCGTCTGCTTCGCTTGGTAAAAGAAGCGGTGGGCTGGCTTCGTGGAGGAGCAGCAGTTGCCTGCGTGGCAGTAGCGGCGCTGTTTACGTCATTAACCGGTGTATCGGGGGTGACAATCTTGGCCCTAGGAAGCTTATTCAAGCTGATTCTCACGGGTAACAAATACCCCGAGCACGATGCAGAAGCGCTCATTACCTCCTCTGGCGCCATCGGACTCCTATTTCCACCCAGTGCAGCGATTATCATTTTTGGCGCAACTAACATTCTTACCGTACATATTGTGGATTTGTTCAAAGGTGCATTGCTTCCCGGGACATTACTTGTGCTTTCTGCCATGTGCTTAGGGGTGGCAAAAGATCGCACACAGGTCCGTCCATCCTTCTCCTGGCAGTTGCTTGTCCATGCCGTAAGAGGAAGCGTATTTGACCTTGCCCTGCCAGTGTGTATTAGCCTGGGCTATTTTTCCGGTACGCTCAACCTGCTGCAGTGCGCGTCGCTGACAACTCTCCTGGCTTTTGTATTAGGTACGTGGGTGCGCAGGGATTTCACCGTGAAGGAAGCTTGCGCAACCGCCCTTGAGAGTCTGCCTATCGTCGGTGGCATTTTAATCATTGTCGCAGCAGCGAAGGGGCTGTCCTTCTACCTGGTGGATGCAAACGTACCGGACACCCTCATCGCGTTTCTGCAGCATGCAATTTCATCAAAGTATGCGTTTTTGCTCCTTTTGAATGTACTGTTGCTGGGTGTCGGGTGTATCATGGATCTGTATTCGGCGATCCTGGTAATTTCTCCCCTAGTGTTACCCCTTGCAGTGCATTTTGGGGTACATCCGGTGCACGCGAGCGTCGTTTTCCTGATGAACCTTGAGCTAGGTGCGCTGACCCCGCCGATTGGAATGAACTTGTTCATCGCGAGTTTTGCATTCGAAAAACCGATTGTGTATCTCACGCGCGCTATTGCACCCTTCTTGCTAGCACAACTGGGAGTGCTTCTTCTTACAACTTACATACCATGGCTCAGCACTGCATTCCTGTAG
- the flgF gene encoding flagellar basal-body rod protein FlgF: MIRGWYTAASGMSAQQRRLDAIAQNLANVDTTSYKRDVAVHKSFPELLLRRVNDDGVVKNPFGSSDVSPIVGKLGLGVEVNELFTEFEQGSLKQTQSPSDIALEGMGFFVIRTPQGEEYTRNGNFLVGVEGYLMTKNGYPVLGENGPLFLQERYYTINQNGEIYVRPIDRPDVDGFFLDRLKIVTFENVRYLQKKGADTYMQTPVSGAPIAAEGPERPAAVQGFVEASNVNVVNEMVRMIEVNRAYEANQKTIQAEDGMMGRLWNEVVRAK; encoded by the coding sequence ATGATCCGAGGGTGGTATACCGCAGCCAGTGGCATGAGCGCGCAGCAGCGCAGGCTGGATGCTATTGCGCAAAACCTAGCGAATGTAGACACAACAAGCTACAAGCGAGATGTAGCAGTTCACAAGAGTTTTCCAGAGCTCCTATTGCGTCGTGTAAACGACGATGGTGTGGTGAAGAACCCTTTCGGTTCTTCGGACGTTTCTCCTATAGTTGGAAAGTTAGGCCTCGGTGTTGAGGTGAATGAACTGTTCACTGAATTTGAGCAGGGTTCGCTTAAACAAACGCAAAGTCCTTCGGATATTGCGCTTGAGGGGATGGGTTTTTTTGTGATTAGGACTCCACAGGGAGAAGAGTACACCCGGAATGGGAATTTCCTAGTCGGTGTAGAAGGTTACCTTATGACTAAAAATGGGTATCCAGTACTGGGAGAAAATGGTCCACTTTTTCTGCAGGAGCGATACTATACGATCAATCAAAACGGGGAGATTTATGTACGTCCCATAGATAGGCCAGACGTTGACGGTTTTTTTTTAGATCGGCTGAAAATTGTCACGTTTGAAAATGTTCGTTACCTGCAAAAGAAGGGTGCTGATACGTATATGCAAACTCCTGTTTCAGGGGCCCCTATTGCTGCGGAAGGTCCTGAACGTCCGGCTGCAGTGCAGGGTTTTGTTGAGGCGTCGAATGTAAACGTGGTCAATGAAATGGTTCGTATGATTGAGGTGAATCGCGCGTATGAGGCGAACCAAAAAACTATTCAAGCAGAAGATGGAATGATGGGCAGATTGTGGAACGAAGTGGTGCGTGCAAAGTAG